Proteins encoded within one genomic window of Amycolatopsis sp. 2-15:
- a CDS encoding NAD-dependent epimerase/dehydratase family protein has product MRVFLTGGSGYIGQATIAELVKQGHAVDALARSDRAEATVVAVGATAVRGGLGDLAVLKDSAARADAVIHLAQAESGDEDLAAATAMQDGVGAGTYVHTGGTWVYGDTDGVADETAPWNPPAAVAWRKPVEDAVLAHGGRPVIVQPGLLYGGDNRLIDVFFVQPGKKNGAIPYLGDGTNHWALVHIDDLAPLYVAALAAPAGSVYVGVGGVNPTAKQVAEACAHAAGLAGRTTSISLAQARAEMGPIADAFALDQQLTPAKAQRELGWGPRHTDPLAVFAQG; this is encoded by the coding sequence ATGAGGGTTTTCTTGACCGGGGGATCCGGCTACATCGGACAGGCCACGATCGCGGAGCTGGTGAAGCAGGGGCACGCGGTCGACGCGCTGGCCCGCAGTGACCGCGCGGAGGCGACCGTGGTGGCGGTCGGCGCCACGGCGGTCCGCGGCGGTCTCGGCGACCTGGCCGTGCTGAAGGACTCCGCGGCCCGTGCCGACGCCGTGATCCACTTGGCGCAGGCCGAATCGGGCGACGAGGACCTCGCCGCCGCCACGGCGATGCAGGACGGCGTCGGCGCGGGCACCTACGTGCACACTGGCGGCACCTGGGTCTACGGCGACACCGACGGCGTCGCCGACGAGACCGCGCCCTGGAACCCGCCTGCCGCGGTCGCGTGGCGCAAGCCGGTGGAGGACGCCGTGCTGGCCCACGGCGGGCGCCCCGTCATCGTGCAGCCCGGCCTGCTCTACGGCGGCGACAACCGCCTGATCGACGTCTTTTTCGTCCAGCCCGGCAAGAAGAACGGTGCCATCCCCTACCTCGGCGACGGCACCAACCACTGGGCGCTCGTCCACATCGACGACCTCGCCCCGCTGTACGTCGCCGCCCTCGCCGCGCCGGCCGGCTCGGTCTACGTGGGTGTCGGCGGCGTCAACCCGACCGCCAAGCAGGTCGCCGAGGCGTGCGCCCACGCGGCGGGCCTCGCCGGCAGGACGACGTCGATCTCGTTGGCACAGGCGCGGGCCGAGATGGGCCCGATCGCGGACGCGTTCGCTCTCGACCAGCAGCTGACGCCGGCCAAGGCCCAGCGTGAGCTGGGCTGGGGGCCGCGGCACACAGACCCGTTGGCGGTCTTCGCTCAGGGCTGA
- a CDS encoding helix-turn-helix domain-containing protein, giving the protein MSYDERHGQVLDTAAAVVGTEGADALTLARVAEQAGVTKPIVYGHFETRAGW; this is encoded by the coding sequence ATGTCGTACGACGAGCGGCACGGCCAGGTGCTCGATACGGCCGCGGCGGTGGTGGGGACGGAAGGGGCCGACGCGCTCACGCTGGCGCGTGTGGCGGAACAAGCGGGCGTGACGAAGCCGATCGTCTACGGGCACTTCGAGACGCGCGCGGGCTGGTGA
- a CDS encoding Rieske 2Fe-2S domain-containing protein, whose product MTDQSGTLSDVRRGMIPAHIYNDREIFELERERVFGRAWLFVAHESEIAKPGDYVVRRVLDDSFIVTRDEKGEIRAHFNMCLHRGMQVCRAEMGNASHFRCPYHGWSYRNDGRIVGLPFHQEAYGGEAGFKRKGQRLLPAPNLDTYNGMIFISLDPEAPPLVDFLGDFRFYLDFYTKQSPSGIELRGPQRWRVKANWKIGAENFAGDMYHTPQTHTSVVEIGLFREPKAEKRKDGATYWAGNGGGTTYKLPPGGFDERTRYVGYPQVMVDRMKTTFSQAQQQVIGEDGFMISAASVFPNLSFVHNWPRVADSDDVLPFISVRQWQPISENETEVLSWFAVDAEAPEEYKALSYKAYLMCFGSTGMFEQDDVENWVSLTNTAAGSMARRLKLNSRMGILEDDTEVVPALTPEQFHGPGVAHTGYGEYNQRELLNRWADYLEQPAKSATALEVGAPAETAEAVQA is encoded by the coding sequence ATGACGGATCAGTCCGGCACCCTGTCCGACGTGCGGCGCGGGATGATCCCGGCGCACATCTACAACGACCGGGAGATCTTCGAGCTGGAGCGGGAGCGGGTCTTCGGCCGGGCGTGGCTGTTCGTGGCCCACGAGTCGGAGATCGCCAAGCCCGGGGACTACGTGGTGCGCCGCGTGCTGGACGACTCGTTCATCGTCACGCGCGACGAGAAGGGCGAGATCCGGGCGCACTTCAACATGTGTCTGCACCGCGGGATGCAGGTCTGCCGTGCGGAGATGGGCAACGCGTCGCACTTCCGGTGCCCGTACCACGGCTGGTCCTACCGCAACGACGGCCGGATCGTCGGGTTGCCGTTCCACCAGGAGGCCTACGGCGGCGAGGCCGGGTTCAAGCGCAAGGGCCAGCGGCTGCTGCCGGCGCCCAACCTCGACACCTACAACGGGATGATCTTCATCTCGCTGGACCCGGAAGCCCCGCCGCTGGTGGACTTCCTCGGCGACTTCCGCTTTTACCTGGACTTCTACACCAAGCAGAGCCCCAGCGGCATCGAGCTGCGCGGCCCGCAGCGCTGGCGCGTGAAGGCCAACTGGAAGATCGGCGCCGAGAACTTCGCCGGCGACATGTACCACACCCCGCAGACGCACACGTCGGTCGTGGAGATCGGCCTGTTCCGCGAGCCGAAGGCGGAGAAGCGCAAGGACGGCGCCACCTACTGGGCCGGCAACGGCGGCGGCACCACCTACAAGCTGCCGCCGGGCGGGTTCGACGAGCGCACGCGGTACGTCGGCTACCCGCAGGTGATGGTCGACCGCATGAAGACCACGTTCTCCCAGGCCCAGCAGCAGGTGATCGGCGAGGACGGCTTCATGATCTCCGCCGCGTCGGTGTTCCCGAACCTGTCGTTCGTGCACAACTGGCCGCGCGTCGCGGATTCCGACGACGTGCTGCCGTTCATCTCCGTCCGCCAGTGGCAGCCGATCAGCGAGAACGAGACCGAGGTGCTGTCCTGGTTCGCGGTCGACGCCGAGGCACCCGAGGAGTACAAAGCCCTGTCCTACAAGGCTTACCTGATGTGCTTCGGCTCCACCGGCATGTTCGAGCAGGACGACGTCGAGAACTGGGTCTCGCTCACCAACACCGCGGCCGGCTCGATGGCGCGGCGCCTCAAGCTCAACAGCCGCATGGGCATCCTCGAAGACGACACCGAGGTCGTGCCCGCGCTGACGCCGGAGCAGTTCCACGGCCCGGGCGTCGCGCACACCGGCTACGGCGAGTACAACCAGCGCGAGCTGCTCAACCGCTGGGCCGACTACCTCGAACAGCCGGCGAAATCGGCCACGGCCCTGGAAGTCGGCGCGCCGGCCGAGACCGCCGAGGCGGTGCAGGCATGA
- a CDS encoding 3-phenylpropionate/cinnamic acid dioxygenase subunit beta codes for MTTETHSSRSALGGHASRIQRTGRPLPFDDTRHLQAHQWLVDEAWLLDAQDYEQWLTTLTEDIHYLMPVRVTTALGAGFDTAPGMAHFDEDKYSLSRRVARFMTEHAWTEDPPSRLRHHLSNVRTFATEDDNHLVVESATLLFRSRGDVLAGSIVSAGREDLLRRSPDGWQLARRTILVDDSVIRMQNLAIFL; via the coding sequence ATGACCACCGAAACGCACTCCAGCCGCTCCGCGCTCGGCGGCCACGCGTCGAGGATCCAGCGCACCGGCCGGCCGCTGCCGTTCGACGACACCCGCCACCTGCAGGCCCACCAGTGGCTGGTCGACGAGGCGTGGCTGCTTGACGCGCAGGACTACGAGCAGTGGCTGACCACGCTCACCGAGGACATCCACTACCTGATGCCGGTGCGCGTCACCACCGCGCTGGGGGCGGGGTTCGACACCGCGCCGGGCATGGCGCACTTCGACGAGGACAAGTACTCGCTGTCGCGGCGCGTCGCGCGGTTCATGACCGAGCACGCCTGGACCGAAGACCCGCCTTCGCGCCTGCGCCACCACCTGTCCAACGTGCGCACCTTCGCGACCGAAGACGACAACCACCTCGTCGTCGAATCCGCGACGCTGCTGTTCCGCAGCCGCGGCGACGTGCTGGCCGGCTCGATCGTCTCCGCCGGCCGCGAGGACCTGCTGCGCCGCAGCCCCGACGGCTGGCAGCTCGCGCGGCGCACGATCCTCGTCGACGATTCGGTGATCCGCATGCAGAACCTGGCGATCTTCCTGTGA
- the hcaB gene encoding 3-(cis-5,6-dihydroxycyclohexa-1,3-dien-1-yl)propanoate dehydrogenase — protein sequence MTGWLEGRRALIVGAGSGIGRAVVDAFRSEGARVAVLERDAAKAAALEAEAPDVPVTVGDATTRAANDTAVAAAVAAFGGLDVLVNCVGVFDFYRSIEDLDAAVLDDAFDEMFRTNVKSHLHSVKAALPELKRSGHGVVLLTESTSSYYPGRGGVLYLSSKFAVRGLVTALAHDLAPEIRVNGVAPGGTLGTDLRGLPSLGTAERSLGDAPRRAEELAARVPLHVALSGEDHAWSYVFLASDRARGITGQAVHPDGGIGVSAPRKRS from the coding sequence ATGACGGGCTGGCTGGAGGGCCGGCGCGCGCTGATCGTCGGCGCCGGTTCGGGCATCGGCCGCGCGGTGGTCGACGCGTTCCGCTCGGAAGGCGCCCGGGTTGCCGTGCTCGAACGCGACGCGGCCAAGGCGGCCGCGCTCGAAGCCGAGGCCCCGGACGTACCTGTCACGGTCGGCGACGCGACCACGCGAGCGGCCAACGACACCGCCGTGGCCGCCGCTGTCGCCGCGTTCGGCGGCCTCGACGTGCTCGTCAACTGCGTCGGCGTGTTCGACTTCTACCGCAGCATCGAGGACCTCGACGCCGCCGTGCTCGACGACGCGTTCGACGAGATGTTCCGCACCAACGTCAAGAGCCACCTGCACTCGGTGAAGGCCGCGCTGCCGGAGCTGAAGCGTTCGGGCCACGGCGTGGTGCTGCTGACCGAGTCGACGTCGTCGTACTACCCGGGCCGCGGCGGCGTGCTGTACCTGTCGTCGAAGTTCGCGGTGCGCGGGCTCGTCACCGCGCTCGCGCACGACCTCGCGCCGGAGATCCGCGTGAACGGCGTCGCGCCCGGCGGGACGCTGGGCACCGACCTGCGCGGCCTGCCCAGCCTCGGCACCGCCGAGCGCAGTCTCGGCGACGCGCCGCGGCGGGCCGAGGAGCTCGCCGCCCGCGTGCCGCTGCACGTGGCGCTCAGCGGCGAGGACCACGCGTGGAGCTACGTGTTCCTCGCCTCCGACCGCGCCCGCGGCATCACCGGTCAGGCCGTCCACCCCGACGGCGGCATCGGTGTTTCCGCGCCCCGCAAGCGATCCTGA
- a CDS encoding ferredoxin gives MAKLTADTDLCQGYGNCLTTAADVYDIDDDGKVVLLIETIPDADRARVEAAARSCPVKALGVVDG, from the coding sequence ATGGCCAAGCTCACCGCCGACACCGACCTCTGCCAGGGCTACGGTAACTGCCTCACCACCGCCGCCGACGTCTACGACATCGACGACGACGGCAAAGTCGTCCTGCTGATCGAAACCATCCCCGACGCCGATCGCGCCCGCGTCGAAGCGGCCGCGCGCAGCTGCCCGGTCAAGGCGCTGGGGGTGGTCGACGGATGA
- a CDS encoding NAD(P)/FAD-dependent oxidoreductase encodes MSTVVIVGASVGGVRTAQALRAQGHDGRIVLVGAEPHVPYDKPPLSKQFLAGAWEHDRLALLTEEEAAADRIELRLGVAATGLDAAARSVELADGTTLGYDTLVIATGATARPSPWAAESGVHVLRTLADGTGLRDALAEPGPLVVVGGGFIGAEVAATAHAAGRVVTVVDPLPSPIARVLGDEVGRLVGDVHRRHGVETRFGTGVRAVSGHVGALEVTLTDGTVLPAGTVVVGIGAVPAVEWLADSGLELDNGLVCDEFCHATGHPEIFGVGDVARWFHAGHGEHVRVEHWTNAVEQAACVAHNVVHPEEPVLYRPTEYAWSDQYDWKIQIAGRPNRATGFELAGDPTTDPPRFGALYRDEAGRLSAAVTVNWPKLLVAARRLITAGTPYEEGLSVLDKLIAPVSAA; translated from the coding sequence ATGAGCACGGTCGTGATCGTCGGCGCGTCGGTGGGCGGCGTCCGCACGGCGCAGGCGCTGCGGGCGCAGGGCCACGACGGCCGGATCGTGCTCGTCGGGGCCGAGCCGCATGTACCGTACGACAAACCGCCGCTGTCCAAGCAGTTCCTCGCCGGTGCGTGGGAGCACGACCGGCTGGCGCTGCTCACGGAGGAGGAAGCCGCCGCCGACCGCATCGAGCTGCGGCTCGGGGTCGCGGCGACGGGCCTCGACGCGGCCGCGCGCAGTGTCGAGCTGGCCGACGGGACGACCCTCGGCTACGACACCCTGGTGATCGCCACCGGCGCCACCGCGCGGCCGTCGCCGTGGGCCGCCGAATCCGGGGTGCACGTGCTCCGGACCCTCGCCGACGGCACGGGCCTGCGGGACGCGCTCGCCGAACCGGGGCCGCTCGTGGTCGTCGGCGGCGGGTTCATCGGCGCCGAGGTCGCGGCCACCGCCCACGCCGCCGGCCGGGTGGTCACGGTCGTCGACCCCCTGCCGTCGCCGATCGCACGCGTGCTCGGTGACGAGGTGGGCCGGCTGGTCGGCGACGTCCACCGGCGCCACGGCGTCGAGACGCGCTTCGGCACCGGCGTCCGGGCGGTGTCCGGCCACGTGGGCGCGCTCGAGGTCACGCTCACCGACGGAACGGTGTTGCCCGCGGGCACGGTGGTCGTCGGCATCGGCGCGGTGCCGGCGGTCGAGTGGCTCGCCGATTCGGGGCTGGAGCTGGACAACGGCCTCGTGTGCGACGAGTTCTGCCACGCCACCGGGCACCCGGAGATCTTCGGCGTCGGCGACGTCGCCCGCTGGTTCCACGCCGGTCACGGCGAACACGTGCGCGTCGAGCACTGGACCAACGCCGTCGAGCAGGCGGCGTGCGTGGCGCACAACGTCGTCCACCCGGAGGAGCCGGTGTTGTACCGCCCGACCGAATACGCGTGGAGCGACCAGTACGACTGGAAGATCCAGATCGCCGGACGGCCGAACCGGGCGACCGGCTTCGAGCTGGCGGGTGATCCCACCACCGACCCACCGCGGTTCGGCGCGCTCTACCGCGACGAAGCCGGCCGGCTTTCCGCGGCCGTCACGGTGAACTGGCCGAAGCTGCTCGTCGCCGCGCGCCGTCTCATCACCGCCGGCACCCCCTACGAGGAAGGACTTTCCGTGCTGGACAAGCTGATCGCCCCGGTGAGCGCTGCATGA
- a CDS encoding class II aldolase/adducin family protein, with protein MTEFPQERQLVSDACRVLAARGLAEGFLGHVSLRVDDSRLLVRCRGQQERGLAWTSPEDIRLVDLDGAAAAAGELDGWSVPNELPLHTEVLRTDPEVKAVVHAHPPSVVAADLAGLAIRPIVGAYDIPGAKLAAGGVPVYPRGVLVRNRTLAQEMVAAMAGRPVVLLRGHGLTSSGGSVQEAVLRALSVDTLARMALAVVSAGGRLVDLPPEDLAELPDLGPAFNEGVAWRHELARLG; from the coding sequence ATGACCGAGTTCCCGCAGGAACGGCAGCTCGTCTCCGACGCCTGCCGCGTGCTCGCGGCCCGCGGGCTGGCGGAAGGGTTCCTTGGCCACGTTTCCCTGCGCGTCGACGACAGCCGCCTGCTCGTGCGCTGCCGCGGGCAGCAGGAACGGGGGCTGGCGTGGACGTCACCCGAGGACATCCGGCTGGTCGACCTCGACGGCGCGGCCGCGGCGGCCGGTGAGCTCGACGGCTGGTCGGTCCCCAACGAGCTGCCGCTGCACACCGAGGTGCTGCGGACCGACCCCGAGGTGAAGGCCGTGGTGCACGCGCACCCGCCTTCGGTCGTCGCGGCGGACCTGGCGGGGCTGGCGATCCGGCCCATCGTCGGCGCCTACGACATCCCCGGCGCGAAGCTCGCGGCCGGCGGCGTGCCCGTGTACCCGCGTGGGGTCCTGGTCCGCAACCGCACGCTGGCGCAGGAAATGGTGGCGGCGATGGCCGGCCGGCCGGTCGTGCTGCTGCGCGGGCACGGGCTCACGAGCAGCGGCGGTTCGGTGCAGGAAGCCGTGCTGCGCGCGCTGTCCGTGGACACGCTCGCGCGGATGGCGCTGGCCGTGGTGAGTGCCGGCGGCCGGCTCGTCGACCTGCCGCCCGAGGATCTGGCGGAGCTGCCCGATCTGGGGCCGGCCTTCAACGAGGGCGTGGCCTGGCGCCACGAGCTCGCCCGGCTCGGCTAG
- a CDS encoding IclR family transcriptional regulator — MKKPALDPAGAHSPAPQYPIDSVDKALRILLLLGDRPELRMTDVAEYLGVASSTAHRLLAMLQYRGFIRQDARTKTYRPGTSLTAVAFAILQRFDVREALRPFLEKLNNEFAETVHLAILDGTTVRFIEAVESPRAVRVASRLGQAMPANCTSTGKALLAELSTEDLHRMYPDEQLETLTPNSIGTRAELELEIENVRRRGYATSSEESEEGVASVAVAFPAGNLPARLALNVSLPVGRLSRAEVRQIGERLKETVAEATPLLH, encoded by the coding sequence ATGAAGAAGCCCGCTCTCGACCCCGCCGGCGCGCACTCGCCCGCACCGCAGTACCCGATCGACTCGGTCGACAAGGCGCTTCGGATCCTTCTGCTGCTGGGGGATCGCCCCGAGCTGCGGATGACGGACGTCGCCGAGTACCTGGGTGTCGCCTCGTCCACCGCGCACCGGCTGCTGGCGATGCTGCAGTACCGCGGCTTCATCCGGCAGGACGCGCGGACGAAGACGTACCGGCCAGGCACTTCGCTCACGGCCGTCGCCTTCGCGATCCTGCAGCGGTTCGACGTGCGCGAGGCACTGCGGCCGTTCCTGGAGAAGCTCAACAACGAGTTCGCCGAGACCGTGCACCTCGCGATCCTCGACGGCACCACGGTGCGGTTCATCGAGGCCGTCGAAAGCCCGCGCGCGGTCCGGGTGGCCTCGCGGCTGGGTCAGGCGATGCCCGCCAACTGCACCTCGACCGGCAAGGCGCTGCTCGCCGAGCTGTCCACCGAGGACCTGCACCGGATGTACCCGGACGAGCAGCTGGAGACGCTCACGCCGAACTCGATCGGCACCCGCGCCGAGCTGGAGCTGGAGATCGAGAACGTGCGCAGGCGCGGATACGCGACCAGCAGCGAGGAGAGCGAGGAAGGCGTGGCGTCGGTCGCCGTCGCCTTCCCCGCCGGGAACCTCCCCGCGCGGCTCGCGCTGAACGTCTCGCTGCCGGTCGGGCGGCTGTCGCGCGCCGAGGTCCGGCAGATCGGCGAACGTCTCAAGGAGACGGTCGCCGAAGCCACGCCGCTGCTGCACTAG
- a CDS encoding ABC transporter substrate-binding protein, with product MTVAVQFSPPPRPSPPRCRFGFVFAALALATAGCSASAASDDSVYTLGLITSQTGTGSQLGVGELQGAQLAVDQINARGGVNGKQLRLRTADDQSNPAQAVLQTRKMLGSVDALVGPSLSGPCQAVIPLASSAQLIDYCLSPGVKPKPGSYQWSASAPTDTLAERLLAYWKSQGITRVGLIYTTDASGLDGAHAIQSAAAHTGVSVVGQASYSPTAVSVTSQLQATSSGKPQALVVWSSGAAAGVAFKGIDQMGLKLPVATTDGNLTYAFLRRIADYTPDTLLIPATRDFWWQQQNPGTQVQQLERGYHDEFRARYGADPDFGPGVAYDGVLLVAQALEKAHGNVAGTRDALESLRGVPGVVGTYSFAPDNHRGIGADDVGIVRASGGRLTFVGR from the coding sequence ATGACCGTTGCTGTTCAGTTCTCCCCGCCGCCGAGACCGTCCCCACCACGGTGCCGCTTCGGCTTCGTGTTCGCGGCTCTCGCACTCGCCACGGCCGGCTGCTCCGCTTCAGCCGCTTCCGACGACTCCGTCTACACCCTGGGCCTCATCACCAGCCAGACCGGCACCGGCAGCCAGCTCGGCGTCGGCGAGCTGCAGGGCGCGCAGCTGGCGGTGGACCAGATCAACGCGCGCGGCGGCGTCAACGGCAAGCAGTTGCGACTGCGCACCGCCGACGACCAGAGCAATCCCGCGCAGGCCGTGCTGCAGACGCGCAAGATGCTCGGCAGCGTCGACGCGCTCGTCGGGCCGTCGCTGTCGGGTCCCTGCCAGGCCGTGATCCCGCTGGCGTCCAGCGCGCAACTGATCGACTACTGCCTTTCCCCCGGGGTGAAGCCGAAACCGGGCTCGTACCAGTGGTCGGCCAGCGCGCCGACCGACACGCTCGCCGAGCGGCTGCTGGCGTACTGGAAGAGCCAGGGCATCACGCGCGTCGGGCTCATCTACACCACCGACGCGAGCGGCCTCGACGGCGCGCACGCGATCCAGTCGGCCGCCGCGCACACAGGCGTTTCCGTGGTGGGACAGGCCAGCTACAGCCCCACCGCGGTGTCGGTGACCTCGCAGCTGCAGGCCACCAGCTCGGGCAAGCCGCAGGCGCTCGTGGTGTGGAGCAGTGGCGCGGCCGCGGGTGTCGCGTTCAAGGGCATCGACCAGATGGGACTCAAGCTCCCGGTCGCGACCACCGACGGCAATCTCACCTATGCGTTCCTGCGCCGCATCGCCGACTACACACCGGACACGCTGCTCATCCCGGCGACCCGTGACTTCTGGTGGCAGCAGCAGAATCCGGGCACCCAGGTGCAGCAGCTGGAACGCGGCTACCACGACGAGTTCCGCGCCCGCTACGGCGCCGACCCCGACTTCGGCCCCGGCGTCGCCTACGACGGAGTGCTGCTCGTCGCGCAGGCACTGGAGAAGGCCCACGGCAATGTCGCCGGAACCCGTGACGCGCTGGAGAGCCTGCGCGGGGTCCCGGGTGTCGTCGGCACGTATTCGTTCGCTCCGGACAACCACCGCGGGATCGGCGCCGACGACGTCGGCATCGTGCGCGCGAGCGGTGGCCGGCTGACCTTCGTGGGGAGATGA
- a CDS encoding branched-chain amino acid ABC transporter permease, with protein sequence MSGLIQVLIGGLADGGVYALIALGVSLVYSISRIINLAQGGFVVLAALLAVSIQQWLGVPPLVTVVIVVPLFALLMAVVERLVMAPAAARATPDRMLLVTVGLLQAIGGLLLLVWGNLPYTMQPFSGDTAITIGGVRIVSQYLWIIGALVVTVAALWFLVQRTSLGLTMRATASNPEAAALQGINVGRVRLIAFSLAGAMAALAGTTVIPATFLQFSTVTPYAVAGFIAAVAGGLGSTAGAVVGGLVLGLLQGLFSRYTSGDLAQVIAMAVLIVLLLVRPTGLLGKTSEVRR encoded by the coding sequence ATGTCCGGACTGATCCAGGTCCTCATCGGCGGCCTCGCCGACGGGGGCGTGTACGCGCTGATCGCGCTGGGCGTTTCGCTCGTCTACTCGATCAGCCGCATCATCAACCTCGCCCAGGGCGGGTTCGTGGTGCTCGCGGCACTGCTGGCCGTGTCGATCCAGCAGTGGCTGGGGGTGCCGCCGCTGGTCACCGTGGTGATCGTGGTGCCGCTCTTCGCGCTGCTGATGGCGGTGGTGGAACGGCTGGTGATGGCGCCGGCCGCGGCCCGCGCGACGCCGGACCGGATGCTGCTGGTCACCGTCGGCCTGCTGCAGGCCATCGGCGGGCTGCTGCTGCTCGTGTGGGGCAACCTGCCGTACACGATGCAGCCCTTCAGCGGCGACACGGCGATCACCATCGGCGGCGTCCGCATCGTGTCGCAATACCTGTGGATCATCGGCGCGCTCGTGGTCACGGTGGCCGCACTGTGGTTCCTGGTGCAGCGCACGAGCCTCGGGCTGACGATGCGCGCCACGGCGAGCAACCCGGAAGCCGCCGCGCTGCAAGGGATCAACGTCGGGCGCGTCCGGCTGATCGCGTTCAGCCTCGCCGGCGCGATGGCAGCACTGGCCGGCACGACGGTCATCCCGGCGACGTTCCTGCAGTTCTCCACGGTGACGCCGTACGCGGTCGCCGGGTTCATCGCGGCGGTCGCGGGCGGTCTCGGCAGCACGGCCGGTGCCGTGGTCGGCGGCCTCGTTCTCGGTCTGCTGCAAGGACTTTTCAGCCGCTACACCAGTGGTGACCTCGCGCAGGTGATCGCGATGGCCGTGCTCATCGTGCTCCTGCTGGTGCGACCGACCGGGCTGCTGGGCAAGACGAGCGAGGTGCGCCGATGA
- a CDS encoding branched-chain amino acid ABC transporter permease — translation MTTQEQTTPAIAARPQARRGRSPQRLVVAAVAVVVALVLPLLVPGWLGLLVIAGIFFLIVLGLNLLMGYAGQVSLGQTLFMAIGGYGAGLLTLRWHWPTLVAMIVMAVVSAAVAAGLGTVFLRLRGYYLALATLGLAVITESLASGLTGFTGGPSGLVGVPSLRLGTFDVFSDQANYYLLLVVCGLGAWFVGNLQRSQTGRALSAIAADPAAATMLGINAARYKTSAFVVSAVYASLGGSLYAFYLRFISPEVVGVTVALSIVIMLALGGARTIVGPLLGALVIQGLPEVGQSFASWSPFVAGVVLILVITYLPRGIWGAIKKAVQR, via the coding sequence ATGACGACGCAGGAACAAACCACTCCGGCCATCGCGGCCCGCCCGCAGGCCCGCCGTGGCCGGTCGCCGCAGCGGCTGGTCGTCGCGGCCGTCGCGGTGGTCGTCGCCCTCGTGCTGCCGCTGCTGGTCCCGGGCTGGCTGGGCCTGCTCGTGATCGCCGGGATCTTCTTCCTGATCGTGCTCGGGCTCAACCTGCTCATGGGGTACGCGGGCCAGGTCTCGTTGGGACAGACGCTGTTCATGGCGATCGGCGGCTACGGCGCGGGTCTGCTCACGCTGCGCTGGCACTGGCCGACGCTGGTGGCGATGATCGTGATGGCCGTGGTCTCCGCGGCGGTCGCGGCCGGGCTCGGCACGGTGTTCCTGCGGCTGCGCGGCTACTACCTCGCGCTGGCGACACTGGGGCTGGCCGTGATCACCGAGTCGCTCGCGTCCGGGCTCACCGGGTTCACCGGCGGGCCCTCGGGCCTGGTCGGCGTGCCGAGCCTGCGCCTTGGCACGTTCGACGTGTTCAGCGACCAGGCCAACTACTACCTGCTGCTCGTGGTGTGCGGGCTCGGCGCGTGGTTCGTCGGCAACCTGCAGCGGTCCCAGACCGGGCGCGCGCTCTCGGCCATCGCCGCCGACCCGGCGGCCGCGACGATGCTCGGCATCAACGCGGCCCGCTACAAGACCAGCGCGTTCGTGGTCTCCGCCGTCTACGCCTCGCTCGGCGGCAGCCTCTACGCGTTCTACCTGCGGTTCATCTCGCCCGAGGTGGTCGGGGTGACGGTGGCGCTGAGCATCGTGATCATGCTCGCGCTCGGCGGCGCGCGCACGATCGTCGGGCCGCTGCTGGGCGCGCTCGTGATCCAGGGGCTGCCGGAGGTGGGGCAGAGCTTCGCGTCCTGGTCGCCGTTCGTGGCCGGGGTCGTGCTCATCCTCGTGATCACCTACCTGCCGCGCGGGATCTGGGGCGCGATCAAGAAAGCGGTGCAGCGATGA